The sequence CCCGGCCTGCTCAAGGTGGGGATCACGGCCGTCGAGCGGGGGTCGGCGCGGCTGGTGGAGCAGGGGGCGGTGGCGTATGCCTGGCTGGGGCGCGGGCCGTTGATGGCGGCGCGACGGGCGGAGGCGCTGCTGGGGAGCGCGCTCGCGGTGCCGGACCGGTTCGGGAAGGCGGCGAAGCGGGCGGCGCGGGGCGTGTTGCCGCCGGCGCCGGAGCGGGCCGCGGAGCTTTCCCGACTCCACGGCCGGGCACGGGAGTTGGCGGGCTGGCCGGAGACCCTGGAGCCGGCGGCGTTCGCGTGCGTCGATCACGCGGAGCTGTTCGGGCTCGACCGGATTCCTGGGGAGGTCGCGGAGCTGGGGGTGCCGGTGGCGGGGGCGGAGATCGTGGGGGAGGTGGTGGCCGGGGCGGGGGCGGATGTGTATCTGCGGTTGCGGCGGGCGGCGGTGTCTGCGGGGGTGGGGGAGCCGGTACGGGGTGATGCGGTAAGGGGCGATGCAGGGGTTGTCGTGCTGGATCTGCGGGTGTTGTCGGGGTGGGTGTTGGGGGCGGCTTCGGGGGCGGTGACGACGGTGCCGGTGCGGGAGGTGGAGGCGGGTCGAGGGGTTGGTGGTGGGGAGGGCGGGGCCGGGCAGGAGGGGTTGTTCTAGGGCCTGACCCATCGGACAGGCCCTAGGGGGTCAGGCGGTGCGCAGGGCCTGGAGGGCGGCGCGTAGGTCCGTCAGAGTTGCCTCGTCCGTGACGCGTTCCGTGGTGGGGTCGGTCTTCGGGCCGATGGCGGGGATTTCGAGGCAGGCGGCCGGGACGATCCTGCCGGACATCGTCTCCAGCGTTTCGCGGAGTTGGGCGTTGGCGTGGTTGCCGCCGGTGGGGAAGGGCGAGGCGGTGATCACCGCGATCGGCTTGTCGACGCATTCGCCGCTGCTGACCAGCCAGTCGAGCGCGTTCTTGAGGGTGCCGGGGACCCCGTGTGCGTACTCCGGGCTGACGACGAGGATCGCGTCGGCGGCCGCGGCGGCCGTACGGAGCGCGGCGACGGCGGGCGGGGGTGCGGCGCCCTCGGCGTCGAGGTCCGGGTTGAAGTGCGGGAGGGCGGCGATGTCCGCGGTGGTGGCGGGGCCGTCGTGGAGGTCGAGGGCGGAGCGCAGGACGGCGCCGGTGGAGGAGCGCTTGCGGAGGCTGCCGGAGAGGGCGAGGAGTCGGATGGCCGGGTGCATGGGGCGACGCTACGGCTTGACGCCGGGGGGAAGGCGAGGGGGCGGGGGCGGCGGCGGGCGCATGAGGGTGTACGTGGGTCGTTTGTGCTGGTCAGGGCGATTGTCAGTGGGGGGTGCGATGCTGTGGGAGTGGTGATCGGGCTGGACCGCGCGGGGGGCGGCCCAGACCGGTTGTCCACGAAGTCGGGGGAGATGGCGGCGAGTTGGGGGCAGCCTGAGGTGGGGGTGGTGGTGTGGGGTGGGTGGGGGACGGGCCCCCGGGGGGAAAGGGAAGAAGATCAGCGAGGGAATCGCTGAGATGCGCTCAACGGATTCTCAGGAGATTCACAGAAAGCCGAAAGGGAGCTTTCACACGAGCAGGTCACGCTCGGTGGCATGACCGTGACTTCGTCGTCCTCCTCCCGTACCGCATCCGCGGCCCGTACCGCGCCCGCGCCCGCGTCCGCGATGGCGCCCGCGACGGCGTCCGCGTCCGCCAAGGGCGGGGTGGGGCGGGGGCCTGGCAAGCAGCCGGAGTTGTTGCGGGCCGACGGGAGTCCGGTGCGGGTGCTGGTGGTGGATGACGAGGCGTCGCTCGCGGATCTGCTGTCGTTGGCGCTGCGGTACGAGGGCTGGGACATCCGGGCCGAGGGGGACGGGGCGGGGGCGCTGCGGTGTGCGCGGAGTTGGCGGCCGGATGCGGTGCTGCTCGATGTGATGCTGCCGGACATGGACGGGCTGACGGTACTGGGGCGGCTGCGGCGGGAGTTGCCGGATGTGCCGGTGCTCTTCCTGACGGCCAAGGATGCCGTCGAGGACCGTATCGCCGGGCTGACGGCGGGCGGCGACGACTACGTCACCAAGCCGTTCAGCCTGGAGGAGGTGGTGGCCCGGCTGCGTGGGCTGCTGCGGCGGGCCGGGGCGGCGGCCGCGCGCAGCGAGTCGCGGCTGACGGTCGGCGATCTGGTGCTGGACGAGGACAGCCATGAGGTGTGGCGGGGCGGGGACGAGATCCATCTGACCGCGACCGAATTCGAGCTGCTGCGGTATTTGATGCGTAATCCGCGGCGGGTGCTGAGCAAGACGCAGATCCTGGACCGGGTGTGGAGCTACGACTTCGGCGGGCAGGCCAATGTCGTCGAGCTGTACATCTCCTATCTGCGGCGGAAGATCGATGCCGGGCGGACGCCGATGATTCACACCCGGCGCGGGGCGGGGTACCTGATCAAGCCGGGTGGGTAGAGGAGATGGATTCGCCCCCCGCCGCCGCCCCCACCCCCCGCCGCCCCTGGACCCTCCGTACGCGGCTGGTGGTGTCGGCGGTGGTGCTGATCGCCGTCGTCGCGGCCGTCATCGGTACGGTCACCTCCCTTGCGCTCCAGTCCTATCTCCAGGGCAAGTTGGACGACCAGGTCGGCGAGGTGCTGGTGCACGCCCAGAGGCCGCGGCCGCCGCACGATCCGCGCGGCGACACCGATCTCGATTTCGTGGCGATGGGCGGGACGCCGATGCGGACGGTGGGCGCGCGCTTCGGGCCCGACGGATCGATCCAGGACGGTGCGAAGAACAACAACTCCACCAGCCGACTGCCCTCGGAGCGGCTGGACGGGCTGACCGACGCCCAGACCGCGGTGCTGGCCGCCGTACCGCGGGACGGAGCGCCGCACACCGTCGAGCTGCCGGGCCTCGGCGACTACCGGGTGCGGTCCTCCCCGGACGGCACGCTCGTGCTCGGTATGCCGCTCCGTGAGGTGGACGCCACGGTCGCCAAGTTGATCGGTGTCGAGGCATGGGTGACGGTCTCCGGGCTCGTCGCGGCCGGCATCGCGGGCGGCGTCATGGTCGGCGTCGCGCTGCGGCCGCTGCGCCGGGTCGCCGCCACCGCCACCCGCGTCTCCGAACTCCCCCTCCACCAGGGCGAGGTGGCCCTGCACGTCCGGGTGCCGGCGGCGGAGGCCGATGCCCGTACGGAGGTGGGGCAGGTCGGGGCGGCGCTCAACCGGATGCTGGGGCATGTCGCCTCGGCGCTGTCGGCGCGCCAGGAGAGCGAGATGCGGGTACGGCGCTTCGTCGCCGACGCCAGCCATGAGCTGCGGACGCCGCTGGCCTCGATAAGGGGCTATGCCGAGCTGACCCGGCGCGGGCCGGAACGGCCGGGACCCGAGACCCGGCACGCCCTGGGGCGGATCGAGTCCGAGGCGGAGCGGATGACGGGGCTGGTGGAGGACCTGCTGCTGCTCGCCCGGCTCGACTCCGGACGGCCGCTCTCCTGCGAGAGCACCGATCTGACGGCCCTCGTCGTCGCGGCGGTGAGCGATGCGCGGGCGGCCGGGCCCGGACACCGGTGGCGACTGGCGCTGCCCGACGACCCCGTGCTGGTGTACGGCGACGACGACCGGCTGCACCAGATCCTGGTGAACCTGCTGGCCAACGCCCGTACGCATACCCCGGAGGGGACGACGGTGACGGCCCGGGTGCGGACCTCGGGGCGGCCATGGACGTCGGGAGAGGCGGGGGCGCCTGCCCCGGTACGGGCCTCCGGGGGCGGTGCCGTGGGCGCGTCCGTCGTCTGCCTGGAGGTGGAGGACGACGGTCCCGGTATCCCGCCCGCCCTGCTCCCGCGCGTCTTCGAGCGGTTCGCGCGCGGCGACGCGTCGCGGTCGCGGGCCGCCGGGAGTACGGGGCTGGGTCTGGCCATCGTGCAGGCGGTGGTGGGTGCGCACGGCGGTACGGTCGAGGTGGAGAGCGCGCCCGGCCGGACGGTCTTCACGGTCACCCTCCCGGCCGCGCCGCCGGCCGAACGGCCGCCTTCCGAAGCGCCCCTGGACGGCCCGCCTCCCTCCGACCCGCCTCCCTCCGACCCGCCTCCCTCCGACCCGCCTCCCTCCGACCCGCCTCCGTATGACCCGTCTTCGTACGGACCGTCCCCGACCGCATCGGCCCCCTCCGGACGCCCCTCGCCCCTGGACTCATAGCAGGGCCACAGCCTCACCACACCGCCATGACAGCCCGATTGGCGAGTGTCGCGGTCATGACGACGCCACCGCCGACCCGGCCGCCCGGCCAGGCCCACCCGCCCGGCACCCTGGA is a genomic window of Streptomyces gilvosporeus containing:
- a CDS encoding DUF2797 domain-containing protein encodes the protein MSPLPAGKVLAFSVRGERRCLGVWRGGRRTPCPYGAVLDGAGAKDQCPSCAALDRSRSVAADTMADDPRPYAVYLAYFGPGLLKVGITAVERGSARLVEQGAVAYAWLGRGPLMAARRAEALLGSALAVPDRFGKAAKRAARGVLPPAPERAAELSRLHGRARELAGWPETLEPAAFACVDHAELFGLDRIPGEVAELGVPVAGAEIVGEVVAGAGADVYLRLRRAAVSAGVGEPVRGDAVRGDAGVVVLDLRVLSGWVLGAASGAVTTVPVREVEAGRGVGGGEGGAGQEGLF
- a CDS encoding NADPH-dependent FMN reductase translates to MHPAIRLLALSGSLRKRSSTGAVLRSALDLHDGPATTADIAALPHFNPDLDAEGAAPPPAVAALRTAAAAADAILVVSPEYAHGVPGTLKNALDWLVSSGECVDKPIAVITASPFPTGGNHANAQLRETLETMSGRIVPAACLEIPAIGPKTDPTTERVTDEATLTDLRAALQALRTA
- a CDS encoding response regulator transcription factor translates to MAPATASASAKGGVGRGPGKQPELLRADGSPVRVLVVDDEASLADLLSLALRYEGWDIRAEGDGAGALRCARSWRPDAVLLDVMLPDMDGLTVLGRLRRELPDVPVLFLTAKDAVEDRIAGLTAGGDDYVTKPFSLEEVVARLRGLLRRAGAAAARSESRLTVGDLVLDEDSHEVWRGGDEIHLTATEFELLRYLMRNPRRVLSKTQILDRVWSYDFGGQANVVELYISYLRRKIDAGRTPMIHTRRGAGYLIKPGG
- a CDS encoding sensor histidine kinase, which encodes MDSPPAAAPTPRRPWTLRTRLVVSAVVLIAVVAAVIGTVTSLALQSYLQGKLDDQVGEVLVHAQRPRPPHDPRGDTDLDFVAMGGTPMRTVGARFGPDGSIQDGAKNNNSTSRLPSERLDGLTDAQTAVLAAVPRDGAPHTVELPGLGDYRVRSSPDGTLVLGMPLREVDATVAKLIGVEAWVTVSGLVAAGIAGGVMVGVALRPLRRVAATATRVSELPLHQGEVALHVRVPAAEADARTEVGQVGAALNRMLGHVASALSARQESEMRVRRFVADASHELRTPLASIRGYAELTRRGPERPGPETRHALGRIESEAERMTGLVEDLLLLARLDSGRPLSCESTDLTALVVAAVSDARAAGPGHRWRLALPDDPVLVYGDDDRLHQILVNLLANARTHTPEGTTVTARVRTSGRPWTSGEAGAPAPVRASGGGAVGASVVCLEVEDDGPGIPPALLPRVFERFARGDASRSRAAGSTGLGLAIVQAVVGAHGGTVEVESAPGRTVFTVTLPAAPPAERPPSEAPLDGPPPSDPPPSDPPPSDPPPSDPPPYDPSSYGPSPTASAPSGRPSPLDS